One segment of Acidovorax sp. DW039 DNA contains the following:
- the corA gene encoding magnesium/cobalt transporter CorA, translated as MLNIFTLANGRLFQEEIESLEELTKFQPIWVDLEAPTLEEKRWIKQHYGLSIPEDAMDEDIEESARFYEEDNGELHIRSDFLIDDDEDPRSVRVAFILNQHNANLKSRGVLFSIHDEDVPVFRLLRMRARRAPGLIEDAKEVLLKLFDADAEYSADTLENIYDELEKVSTQVLAGDVTDARAGEVLAAIARQEDLNGRIRRNVMDTRRAVSFMMRSKMLNSEQFEEARQILRDIESLDNHTAFLFDKINFLMDATVGFININQNKIIKIFSVASVALLPPTLIASVYGMNLQFPELQMLGAAGYPYVLGLMVASALGPMWYFRKRGWLK; from the coding sequence ATGCTCAACATCTTCACGCTCGCCAACGGCCGGCTGTTTCAGGAAGAGATCGAATCGCTGGAAGAGCTGACCAAGTTCCAGCCCATCTGGGTGGACCTGGAAGCCCCCACCCTCGAAGAAAAGCGCTGGATCAAGCAGCACTACGGCCTGTCCATCCCTGAGGATGCGATGGACGAGGACATCGAGGAATCCGCCCGTTTCTACGAAGAAGACAACGGCGAGCTGCACATCCGCAGCGACTTTTTGATCGACGACGATGAAGACCCCCGCTCGGTGCGCGTGGCCTTCATCCTGAACCAGCACAACGCCAACCTCAAGAGCCGTGGCGTGCTGTTTTCCATCCACGACGAAGACGTGCCCGTGTTTCGGCTGCTGCGCATGCGCGCCCGCCGCGCGCCCGGCCTGATCGAAGACGCCAAGGAAGTGCTGCTCAAACTGTTCGATGCGGACGCCGAATACTCTGCCGACACGCTGGAGAACATCTACGACGAGCTGGAGAAAGTCAGCACCCAGGTGCTGGCAGGCGATGTGACCGACGCACGCGCCGGTGAAGTGCTGGCCGCCATTGCGCGCCAGGAAGACTTGAACGGCCGCATCCGCCGCAACGTGATGGACACGCGCCGCGCCGTGAGCTTCATGATGCGCTCCAAGATGCTCAACTCCGAGCAGTTTGAGGAAGCGCGCCAGATCCTGCGCGACATCGAATCGCTGGACAACCACACGGCCTTCCTGTTCGACAAGATCAACTTCCTGATGGACGCCACGGTCGGTTTCATCAACATCAACCAGAACAAGATCATCAAGATCTTCTCCGTGGCCAGCGTGGCGCTGCTGCCACCTACGCTGATTGCCAGCGTGTACGGCATGAATCTGCAGTTCCCGGAGCTGCAGATGCTGGGCGCCGCAGGCTACCCCTATGTGCTGGGGCTGATGGTAGCCAGTGCGCTGGGGCCGATGTGGTACTTCCGCAAGCGCGGCTGGTTGAAGTAG
- a CDS encoding 5'-methylthioadenosine/adenosylhomocysteine nucleosidase translates to MTTAILSALPEEQSSLLQHLAQPQRVVHAGRAFWRGDWEGHTVVLALSGIGKVAAATTATALAERFGVARIVFTGVAGGVGDGVQVGDVVVAQDYVQHDMDASPIFPRWELPGYARTRLGCDETLTAMLLEAASAYVAGANGQFDSSLVTGQPRVHHGLVASGDRFVSAAAEAQGLRTVLRDAGHDVLAVEMEGAAVAQVCHDYGLPFAAMRTISDRADDTAHVDFPAFVNTVATRYAEHIMRGFLQKL, encoded by the coding sequence ATGACCACCGCCATCCTCAGCGCCCTGCCCGAAGAACAAAGCTCCCTGCTGCAGCACCTGGCGCAGCCCCAGCGCGTCGTGCACGCCGGACGTGCCTTTTGGCGAGGCGACTGGGAGGGACACACCGTGGTGCTGGCGCTGTCGGGCATTGGCAAGGTAGCAGCGGCTACCACGGCCACGGCGCTGGCAGAGCGTTTTGGCGTGGCGCGCATCGTCTTCACCGGCGTGGCCGGGGGCGTGGGCGATGGGGTGCAGGTGGGCGACGTGGTGGTGGCGCAAGACTATGTGCAGCATGACATGGACGCTTCACCGATCTTCCCCCGCTGGGAACTGCCCGGTTACGCCCGCACCCGCCTGGGCTGTGATGAGACACTGACTGCTATGCTTTTGGAAGCTGCCAGCGCTTATGTGGCGGGCGCTAATGGCCAATTTGACTCTAGTCTCGTCACCGGCCAGCCCAGGGTACACCACGGGCTGGTGGCCAGCGGTGACCGTTTTGTCAGCGCCGCCGCCGAGGCCCAGGGCCTGCGCACCGTCCTGCGCGACGCGGGCCACGACGTGCTGGCCGTGGAAATGGAAGGCGCCGCCGTTGCCCAGGTCTGCCACGACTACGGCCTGCCCTTCGCCGCCATGCGCACCATCTCCGACCGCGCCGACGACACCGCGCATGTGGACTTCCCGGCGTTTGTGAACACCGTAGCAACCCGCTACGCCGAGCACATCATGCGGGGTTTTCTGCAAAAGCTATGA
- a CDS encoding long-chain-fatty-acid--CoA ligase codes for MIDRPWLAAYPQGVPADIDPTQYASLVALMDEAFGRYADRVAYSFMGKDITYRQTDALSRAFAAYLQGLGLVKGDRVAIMMPNVPQYPVVVAAVLRAGFVVVNVNPLYTPRELEHQLKDSGAKAIVIIENFAATLQQCIAHTPVKHVVLCAMGDQLGFLKGMLVNYVVRNVKKLVPEYSLPGAVRFNDAIAQGERGTFKPADIKPDDIALLQYTGGTTGVSKGAVLLHRNVIANVLQAEAWNEPVMKSLPAGEQPTSICALPLYHIFAFTVNMMLGMRTGGKVILIPNPRDLPAVLKELSKHTFHSFPAVNTLFNGLANHPDFNTVNWKSLRVSVGGGMAVQGAVAKLWLEKTGCPICEGYGLSETSPIVSCNPVTAKEFTGTIGAPLPSTLIKLLDDEGREVTTLGQSGEIAIKGPQVMAGYWQRPDETAKVMTEDGYFKSGDVGVMDERGYFKIVDRKKDMVLVSGFNVYPNEVEEVVAALPGVLECAVVGVPDEKTGEAVKLVIVKKDPALTEAQVKEFCKANLTGYKQPRVIEFRTELPKTPVGKILRRELRDKK; via the coding sequence ATGATCGACCGCCCCTGGCTGGCCGCCTATCCGCAAGGCGTACCTGCTGACATTGACCCCACCCAATACGCCTCCCTGGTGGCGTTGATGGACGAAGCCTTTGGCCGCTACGCAGACCGTGTGGCCTACAGCTTCATGGGCAAGGACATCACCTACCGCCAGACCGACGCGCTCAGCCGCGCTTTTGCGGCTTACCTGCAGGGCCTGGGCCTGGTCAAGGGTGACCGCGTGGCCATCATGATGCCCAACGTGCCCCAGTACCCTGTGGTGGTGGCCGCCGTGCTGCGCGCAGGCTTTGTGGTGGTCAACGTGAACCCGCTATACACCCCGCGCGAGCTGGAGCACCAGCTCAAGGACTCGGGTGCCAAGGCCATCGTCATCATCGAGAACTTTGCCGCCACGCTGCAGCAGTGCATTGCCCACACCCCCGTCAAGCACGTGGTGCTGTGCGCCATGGGCGACCAACTGGGCTTCCTCAAGGGCATGCTGGTCAACTACGTGGTGCGCAACGTCAAGAAGCTGGTGCCCGAGTACAGCCTGCCCGGTGCGGTGCGCTTCAACGACGCCATTGCCCAAGGCGAGCGTGGCACGTTCAAGCCCGCAGACATCAAGCCCGACGACATTGCCCTGCTGCAGTACACCGGCGGTACCACCGGCGTGAGCAAGGGCGCTGTGCTGCTGCACCGCAACGTGATTGCCAACGTGCTGCAGGCCGAGGCCTGGAACGAGCCGGTGATGAAGTCGCTGCCCGCGGGCGAGCAACCCACCAGCATCTGCGCCCTGCCGCTGTACCACATCTTCGCCTTCACGGTGAACATGATGCTGGGCATGCGCACGGGTGGCAAAGTCATCCTCATCCCCAACCCGCGCGACCTGCCTGCCGTGCTCAAGGAGCTGTCCAAGCACACCTTCCACAGCTTCCCGGCGGTGAACACGCTGTTCAACGGCCTGGCCAATCACCCCGACTTCAACACCGTCAACTGGAAGAGCCTGCGGGTTTCGGTGGGCGGCGGCATGGCGGTGCAAGGCGCGGTGGCCAAGCTGTGGCTGGAGAAGACCGGCTGCCCCATCTGCGAAGGCTATGGCCTGTCGGAGACCTCGCCCATCGTCAGCTGCAACCCCGTCACCGCCAAGGAATTCACCGGCACTATCGGCGCGCCCCTGCCCAGCACGCTCATCAAGCTGCTGGACGACGAGGGCCGTGAAGTGACCACCCTGGGCCAGTCGGGCGAAATCGCCATCAAGGGCCCGCAGGTCATGGCGGGCTACTGGCAGCGCCCCGACGAAACCGCCAAGGTCATGACCGAGGACGGCTACTTCAAATCGGGCGACGTGGGCGTGATGGACGAGCGCGGCTACTTCAAGATCGTGGACCGCAAGAAGGACATGGTGCTGGTCAGCGGCTTCAACGTCTACCCCAACGAGGTCGAAGAAGTGGTGGCAGCCCTGCCCGGTGTGCTCGAATGTGCCGTGGTGGGTGTGCCCGACGAGAAGACCGGCGAAGCCGTGAAGCTGGTGATCGTGAAGAAAGACCCCGCCCTGACTGAAGCCCAGGTCAAGGAATTCTGCAAGGCCAACCTCACCGGCTACAAGCAGCCCCGCGTGATCGAGTTCCGCACCGAGCTGCCCAAGACGCCGGTGGGCAAGATCTTGCGCAGAGAGTTGCGCGACAAGAAGTGA
- a CDS encoding NAD(P)(+) transhydrogenase (Re/Si-specific) subunit beta, whose translation MSMNLVTLLYLVASVCFIQALKGLSHPTTSIRGNVFGMAGMAIAILTTAALIVELSGGKAEGMVYVLGALLVGGAAGSVMANRVEMTKMPELVAFMHSMIGLAAVFIAVAAVAEPWAFQIVAKGQPIPVGNRLELFLGAAIGAITFSGSVIAFGKLSGKYKFRLFQGAPVQFAGQHLLNLVLGLATVGLGLLFMATESWTAFFAMLALSFVLGVLIIIPIGGADMPVVVSMLNSYSGWAAAGIGFSLNNSMLIIAGSLVGSSGAILSYIMCKAMNRSFFNVILGGFGGDTATAAAGAQVQRSVKTGSADDVAFVLGNAETVVIVPGYGLAVARAQHAVKGLAAKLTEKGITVKYAIHPVAGRMPGHMNVLLAEAEVPYDQVFEMEDINGEFGQADVAIILGANDVVNPAAHTKGSPIYGMPILEAYKAKTVIVNKRSMAAGYAGLDNELFYMDKTMMVFGDAKKVVEDIGKALE comes from the coding sequence ATGAGCATGAACCTCGTCACGCTGTTGTACCTGGTCGCCAGCGTCTGCTTTATTCAGGCCCTCAAGGGGCTCTCGCACCCCACCACGTCCATCCGGGGCAATGTGTTTGGCATGGCGGGCATGGCCATTGCCATCCTCACCACGGCGGCGCTGATCGTCGAGCTGTCGGGCGGCAAGGCCGAGGGCATGGTGTATGTACTGGGGGCGCTGCTGGTGGGCGGCGCGGCGGGATCGGTGATGGCCAACCGGGTCGAGATGACCAAGATGCCCGAGCTGGTGGCCTTTATGCACAGCATGATCGGTCTGGCGGCAGTGTTCATTGCCGTGGCGGCGGTGGCCGAGCCCTGGGCCTTTCAGATCGTGGCCAAGGGCCAGCCCATTCCGGTGGGCAACCGGCTGGAGCTGTTCCTGGGGGCGGCCATCGGGGCCATCACCTTCAGCGGTTCGGTCATCGCGTTTGGCAAGCTCTCGGGCAAGTACAAGTTCCGCCTGTTTCAAGGCGCCCCCGTGCAGTTTGCCGGGCAGCACTTGCTGAATCTGGTGCTTGGGCTGGCCACTGTGGGGCTGGGGCTGCTGTTCATGGCCACCGAGAGCTGGACGGCCTTCTTCGCCATGCTGGCGCTGTCGTTCGTGCTGGGTGTGCTCATCATCATCCCGATTGGCGGGGCGGACATGCCGGTGGTGGTGTCCATGCTCAACAGCTACTCGGGCTGGGCGGCTGCGGGCATTGGCTTCTCGCTCAACAACTCCATGCTGATCATTGCGGGCTCGCTGGTGGGCAGCTCGGGCGCGATCCTGAGCTACATCATGTGCAAGGCCATGAACCGCTCGTTCTTCAATGTCATTTTGGGCGGCTTTGGCGGCGACACCGCCACGGCGGCCGCAGGCGCGCAGGTGCAGCGCAGTGTCAAGACGGGCAGTGCCGACGACGTGGCCTTTGTACTGGGCAACGCCGAAACCGTGGTCATCGTGCCCGGCTACGGCCTGGCGGTGGCGCGGGCGCAGCACGCCGTCAAAGGGCTGGCGGCCAAGCTCACCGAAAAGGGCATCACCGTGAAGTACGCCATCCACCCCGTGGCGGGGCGCATGCCGGGCCACATGAATGTGCTGCTGGCCGAAGCCGAAGTGCCCTACGACCAGGTGTTCGAAATGGAGGACATCAATGGCGAATTCGGGCAGGCAGACGTGGCTATCATTCTGGGCGCCAACGACGTGGTGAACCCTGCGGCCCACACCAAGGGCAGCCCGATTTACGGCATGCCCATTCTGGAAGCCTACAAGGCCAAGACGGTGATCGTGAACAAGCGCTCCATGGCCGCAGGCTATGCGGGGCTGGACAACGAACTGTTCTACATGGACAAGACCATGATGGTCTTCGGCGATGCCAAGAAGGTGGTCGAAGACATTGGAAAGGCCTTGGAGTAA
- a CDS encoding NAD(P) transhydrogenase subunit alpha, with product MDAVSPTLINLIIFVLAIYVGYHVVWTVTPALHTPLMAVTNAISAIVIVGAMLAAALTETPLGKTMGVLAVALAAVNVFGGFLVTRRMLEMFKKKERKAHAESAQAATK from the coding sequence ATGGATGCCGTCTCGCCCACGCTGATCAACCTCATCATCTTTGTGCTGGCCATCTATGTGGGCTACCACGTGGTGTGGACGGTCACCCCCGCGCTGCACACCCCGCTCATGGCGGTGACCAACGCCATCTCGGCCATCGTCATCGTCGGGGCCATGCTGGCGGCGGCGCTTACCGAGACCCCGCTGGGCAAAACCATGGGTGTGTTGGCCGTGGCGCTGGCGGCAGTGAACGTGTTCGGTGGTTTTCTTGTCACCCGGCGTATGCTGGAGATGTTCAAGAAAAAAGAGCGCAAAGCGCACGCGGAATCAGCGCAGGCAGCTACCAAATAA
- a CDS encoding Re/Si-specific NAD(P)(+) transhydrogenase subunit alpha codes for MFIGVPAETVAGETRVAATPETVKKLQAMGHQVRVEAGAGLAASAPDAAYEAAGAEITDAAGAWGAQLVLKVRCPTESEAPRLRAGTTLVGMLNPFDAAGLQRLAAAGVTAYALEAAPRTTRAQSMDVLSSQANIAGYKAVMMAADRYQRFFPMLMTAAGTVKAARVVVLGVGVAGLQAIATAKRLGAVIEASDVRPSVKEQVESLGAKFIDVPYETAEEKEAAEGVGGYARPMPASWLDRQKLEVAKRVAQADVVITTALIPGRQAPVLVTPEMVQSMKAGSVIVDLAAPQGGNCPLTEPGRTVVKHGVTLVGETNVPALVAADASSLYARNVLDFLKLIINKEGALHIDLQDDIVAACLMAHEGTLKRA; via the coding sequence ATGTTCATAGGCGTGCCAGCGGAGACAGTGGCCGGAGAAACCCGGGTTGCAGCCACTCCGGAAACCGTCAAGAAGCTCCAGGCCATGGGGCATCAGGTGCGAGTGGAGGCGGGCGCAGGCCTGGCCGCGAGCGCCCCGGACGCCGCCTACGAAGCCGCAGGGGCGGAAATCACCGACGCCGCTGGCGCTTGGGGTGCCCAACTGGTGCTCAAGGTGCGCTGCCCCACAGAATCTGAAGCACCTCGCTTGCGTGCGGGCACGACCTTGGTGGGCATGCTCAACCCTTTTGATGCGGCAGGCCTGCAGCGCCTGGCTGCGGCAGGTGTCACGGCCTATGCCCTGGAGGCCGCCCCGCGCACCACCCGGGCGCAGAGCATGGATGTGCTGTCTTCCCAGGCCAACATTGCGGGCTACAAGGCAGTGATGATGGCCGCAGACCGGTATCAGCGCTTCTTTCCCATGCTGATGACCGCCGCAGGCACCGTGAAGGCGGCACGCGTCGTGGTGCTGGGCGTGGGGGTGGCTGGCTTGCAGGCGATTGCCACGGCCAAGCGGCTGGGCGCAGTGATCGAGGCCTCGGACGTGCGCCCCAGCGTCAAGGAACAGGTGGAGTCGCTGGGTGCCAAATTCATTGACGTTCCCTACGAAACCGCCGAAGAAAAAGAGGCCGCAGAAGGCGTGGGCGGCTATGCCCGCCCCATGCCTGCCAGCTGGCTGGACCGCCAGAAGCTGGAGGTCGCCAAGCGGGTGGCCCAAGCCGATGTGGTCATCACCACAGCCCTCATTCCCGGCCGCCAGGCACCCGTGCTGGTCACCCCCGAGATGGTGCAGTCCATGAAGGCAGGCTCCGTCATCGTGGACCTCGCCGCCCCCCAGGGCGGTAATTGCCCGTTGACCGAGCCCGGACGCACCGTGGTCAAGCATGGCGTGACCTTGGTGGGCGAGACCAATGTGCCAGCGCTGGTGGCCGCAGATGCGTCGTCGCTGTACGCTCGCAATGTTCTGGATTTTCTGAAACTCATCATCAACAAGGAAGGTGCCCTGCATATCGACCTGCAGGACGACATCGTGGCCGCCTGCCTCATGGCCCACGAAGGCACCCTGAAACGCGCATGA
- the fba gene encoding class II fructose-bisphosphate aldolase (catalyzes the reversible aldol condensation of dihydroxyacetonephosphate and glyceraldehyde 3-phosphate in the Calvin cycle, glycolysis, and/or gluconeogenesis), with protein MPLVSMRELLDHAAIHGYGIPAFNVNNLEQVQAVMAAADEVGAPVILQASAGARKYAGEPFIKHLIQAAVESFPHIPLVMHQDHGTSPKVCQGAIELGFGSVMMDGSLMEDGKTPSSFDYNVDVTRKVVEMAHKVGVTVEGELGCLGNLETGDAGEEDGIGAEGKLDHSQMLTDPEEAAQFVKATQLDALAIAIGTSHGAYKFSRPPTGDILAISRVKEIHARIPNTHLVMHGSSSVPQELLAIINQYGGKMKETYGVPVAEIQEAIKHGVRKINIDTDIRLAMTGAVRKFLAENPDKFDAREWLKPAREAAKQVCKQRYLEFGCEGQGSKIKGLSLQQIAAQYASGALAQVVN; from the coding sequence ATGCCTCTCGTTTCCATGCGCGAACTGCTTGACCATGCCGCTATCCACGGCTATGGCATCCCCGCCTTCAACGTGAACAACCTGGAACAGGTGCAGGCCGTGATGGCTGCTGCCGACGAGGTGGGCGCCCCCGTGATCCTGCAGGCCAGCGCAGGTGCCCGCAAATACGCTGGCGAGCCCTTCATCAAGCACCTGATCCAGGCCGCCGTCGAGTCCTTCCCCCACATCCCGCTGGTGATGCACCAGGACCACGGCACATCGCCCAAGGTCTGCCAGGGCGCCATCGAGTTGGGCTTTGGCTCGGTCATGATGGACGGCTCGCTGATGGAAGACGGCAAGACGCCTTCGTCCTTTGACTACAACGTGGACGTGACCCGCAAGGTCGTTGAAATGGCGCACAAGGTAGGCGTCACGGTGGAGGGTGAACTCGGCTGCCTGGGCAACCTGGAAACCGGCGATGCAGGCGAGGAAGACGGCATTGGCGCTGAAGGCAAGCTGGACCACAGCCAGATGCTGACCGACCCTGAGGAAGCCGCCCAGTTCGTCAAGGCCACCCAGCTGGATGCGCTGGCGATTGCCATTGGTACCAGCCACGGCGCCTACAAGTTCAGCCGTCCGCCCACAGGCGACATCCTGGCCATCAGCCGCGTCAAGGAAATCCACGCACGCATCCCCAACACCCATCTGGTGATGCACGGCTCGTCTTCTGTGCCCCAGGAGCTGCTGGCCATCATCAACCAGTACGGCGGCAAGATGAAAGAAACCTACGGCGTGCCCGTGGCCGAGATCCAGGAAGCCATCAAGCACGGCGTTCGCAAGATCAACATCGACACCGACATCCGCTTGGCCATGACCGGCGCGGTGCGCAAGTTCCTGGCCGAGAACCCCGACAAGTTTGACGCCCGCGAATGGCTCAAGCCCGCCCGCGAGGCCGCCAAGCAGGTGTGCAAGCAACGTTATCTGGAGTTCGGCTGCGAAGGCCAGGGCTCCAAGATCAAGGGCCTGAGCCTGCAGCAGATTGCCGCGCAGTACGCCTCGGGTGCCCTGGCACAGGTCGTGAACTGA
- a CDS encoding histidine kinase dimerization/phospho-acceptor domain-containing protein: MSKPELAADPQSAPRRSSLTRQLLLWSLGALMLVWISFVVIGYKTGVHEADELTDGHLASVAALLLNVRATEAVDASRQTQRAPMPWLKAHDYQQSLSVVQWDAEGKLLSISGDVPVPPFSPDEGFKNIHLGPDAKPWRSFSQWDAEHLRKIMVLVQLQERDDLAEDIAEQMIEPGLWLLPVVALALGLALRRGLRPLYDLSADVAALDVSSQQRLAQRHAWSEFASVVASINTLLERQQEALVRERRLANEVAHELRTPLSSIALQASALDGGLDEHAQREALDRIRQDALRAGHVLNQLLALARTSRAEMYEAKTPVDLVALARAVCAEYAQAAWQRGDELEVMAPDSVTVQGHPVLLELVLRNLIENALKHTPSGTRIAVQVVMAPEGGEVAEEGVASPLQRGIWLQVCDDGQRARAHPADGEGMQTRPVPVDSLHLGHEIVSRVAWVHQAEFGRAAAPAPFTTCFRLTFPTEAASPRG; encoded by the coding sequence ATGAGCAAGCCAGAGCTTGCCGCCGACCCGCAGTCTGCTCCGCGCCGATCCTCGCTGACCCGCCAGCTGTTGCTGTGGTCGCTGGGGGCCTTGATGCTGGTATGGATCAGCTTTGTGGTGATTGGCTACAAGACAGGGGTTCACGAAGCCGACGAGCTGACCGACGGGCACTTGGCCAGTGTGGCGGCATTGTTGCTGAATGTGCGTGCTACCGAAGCTGTGGATGCCAGTCGTCAAACCCAGCGCGCGCCCATGCCCTGGCTCAAGGCGCATGACTATCAGCAGTCCCTCAGCGTGGTGCAGTGGGATGCTGAAGGCAAGCTGTTGTCCATCAGTGGCGATGTGCCGGTCCCCCCGTTCTCGCCGGACGAAGGATTCAAGAACATTCATCTGGGGCCGGATGCCAAGCCCTGGCGCAGCTTTTCGCAATGGGATGCCGAACACCTTCGCAAGATCATGGTGCTGGTGCAGCTGCAGGAGCGGGACGATCTGGCGGAAGACATCGCCGAGCAGATGATCGAGCCGGGCCTGTGGCTGCTGCCTGTGGTGGCCCTGGCCCTGGGGCTTGCCTTGCGCCGGGGCTTGAGGCCGCTGTACGACCTTTCTGCCGATGTGGCTGCGCTGGACGTCTCTTCACAGCAACGGCTGGCGCAGCGCCATGCGTGGAGTGAATTTGCCTCGGTGGTGGCATCCATCAATACGCTGCTGGAGAGGCAGCAGGAGGCGCTGGTGCGCGAGCGCCGCCTGGCCAACGAAGTGGCCCACGAGTTGCGGACTCCGCTGTCGTCCATCGCCCTGCAGGCCAGTGCCCTGGATGGCGGGCTGGATGAGCATGCCCAGCGGGAAGCGCTGGACCGCATCCGGCAAGATGCCCTGCGCGCAGGGCATGTGCTCAACCAGTTGCTGGCGCTGGCGCGCACCAGCCGCGCTGAGATGTATGAAGCCAAGACCCCGGTGGATCTGGTGGCGCTGGCCCGTGCGGTGTGCGCCGAATATGCGCAGGCCGCATGGCAGCGGGGCGACGAACTGGAGGTGATGGCACCGGACAGCGTGACCGTGCAGGGCCACCCTGTGCTGCTGGAGTTGGTGCTGCGCAACCTCATCGAGAACGCTCTCAAGCACACGCCCTCCGGGACACGCATCGCCGTACAGGTGGTGATGGCCCCGGAGGGCGGAGAGGTGGCTGAGGAGGGCGTTGCAAGCCCGCTGCAGCGCGGCATCTGGCTGCAGGTGTGTGACGACGGCCAGAGGGCGCGGGCACACCCTGCCGACGGTGAAGGAATGCAGACCAGGCCCGTCCCGGTGGACAGCCTGCATCTGGGCCATGAGATCGTGTCCCGGGTAGCCTGGGTACATCAGGCGGAGTTTGGGCGTGCCGCAGCCCCTGCACCGTTTACCACCTGCTTTCGGCTGACTTTTCCTACAGAGGCGGCAAGCCCACGCGGGTAA
- a CDS encoding response regulator transcription factor: MRILVVEDDTGIAAGLRANLQQRGYAVDVCDGVSSSWSALRAERFDAVLLDLGLSDGDGSELLKRIRHRPVATPLKPGLPDPSIPVLIVTARDQVSQRISGLDQGADDYLVKPFDIDELDARLRALLRRAAGRASPTIVHGDMELDPAAHTVRLKGQLVEMSPREYSVLLVLLESRGRVLSRQQIEERLYGWDSAVESNAVEVHIHHLRRKLGSGSIQTMRGVGYFIPQEPA, translated from the coding sequence ATGCGAATTCTTGTGGTTGAAGACGATACGGGCATCGCTGCTGGCCTGCGCGCCAATTTGCAGCAGCGCGGCTATGCCGTGGATGTGTGTGATGGCGTGAGCAGCAGCTGGAGTGCTTTGAGGGCAGAGCGCTTTGACGCGGTGCTTCTGGACCTTGGTCTGTCCGATGGAGACGGGAGCGAGCTGCTCAAACGCATTCGGCACCGACCGGTGGCAACGCCGCTCAAGCCCGGATTGCCCGACCCGTCCATCCCGGTGCTGATCGTGACGGCGCGCGATCAGGTCAGCCAGCGGATTTCCGGTCTGGACCAGGGGGCCGACGACTATCTTGTCAAACCGTTTGACATAGATGAGCTGGACGCCCGCTTGCGCGCCCTACTGCGGCGGGCCGCCGGGCGGGCATCGCCCACCATCGTTCATGGCGATATGGAGCTGGACCCGGCTGCCCACACCGTGCGCCTGAAGGGGCAATTGGTCGAGATGTCGCCCCGGGAATACTCCGTGTTGCTGGTGTTGCTGGAGTCCCGTGGAAGGGTGCTTTCACGCCAGCAGATTGAAGAGCGCCTCTATGGCTGGGACAGTGCTGTCGAGAGCAATGCCGTGGAAGTACATATCCACCACCTGCGCCGCAAGCTGGGCAGCGGCAGCATCCAGACGATGCGGGGCGTGGGTTACTTCATCCCGCAGGAGCCAGCATGA
- a CDS encoding phosphatase PAP2 family protein: protein MLKTSAPPIRPSAGNRTLLAWTIASFCALILWDALGQDMALARLFGTDSGFPMREQWFFVQVMHEGARRLGWVVVLLLALGVWWPRGALRQLALAERMQLASSALVALATISILKNLSNTSCPWDLAEFGGVARHISHWALGVLDGGGGHCFPAGHASAGFAFLGGYFALRREHALAARIWLGAALIAGFVLGGAQQVRGAHFMSHTLWTGWFCWTAGWLWDIAFQVWKQRAAFLDSNPATFNSTQERAHF from the coding sequence ATGTTGAAGACCTCCGCCCCCCCTATTCGCCCCTCTGCAGGCAACCGGACACTGCTGGCCTGGACCATCGCCAGCTTTTGCGCCCTGATCCTGTGGGACGCTTTGGGGCAGGACATGGCATTGGCCCGACTGTTCGGCACGGATTCCGGCTTTCCCATGCGCGAGCAGTGGTTCTTTGTGCAGGTGATGCATGAAGGCGCGCGCAGGCTCGGGTGGGTGGTGGTGCTGCTTCTGGCTCTGGGCGTGTGGTGGCCACGGGGCGCACTTCGCCAGCTGGCCCTGGCAGAGCGCATGCAGCTGGCCAGCAGTGCGCTGGTAGCTTTGGCCACCATCAGCATCTTGAAGAACCTGAGCAACACCAGCTGCCCTTGGGACCTTGCCGAGTTTGGTGGCGTGGCTCGCCACATTTCACACTGGGCACTGGGGGTGCTGGATGGCGGTGGCGGCCACTGCTTTCCTGCAGGCCATGCCTCTGCCGGCTTCGCTTTTCTGGGTGGCTATTTCGCGCTGCGGCGTGAGCACGCTCTGGCTGCACGCATCTGGCTCGGTGCAGCGCTGATCGCGGGCTTTGTGCTCGGTGGCGCGCAGCAGGTACGCGGCGCCCATTTCATGAGTCACACACTCTGGACAGGCTGGTTCTGCTGGACCGCTGGCTGGCTGTGGGACATCGCATTCCAGGTCTGGAAACAACGCGCTGCCTTTCTGGACAGCAATCCCGCCACTTTCAACTCCACCCAAGAACGTGCTCACTTTTGA